A single Mesomycoplasma bovoculi M165/69 DNA region contains:
- a CDS encoding diadenylate cyclase, with translation METAIQIVILFFVIVIFAFIAGRFIAWLVLQYKTSRKAQTQSNYNDLGISTQKKIVYELQYAIKYLSKNKIGALITIEQQVSLDQFRTDGVAIDAKISASLLIALFNKKSPLHDGAVIILNDRIAFASTYFSVSESPMSDHQYGARHRAALGIAEVTDSITIVVSETTGEVLLARHSQFLKIPNLDKFVEILEQEMSWKNE, from the coding sequence ATGGAAACAGCAATACAAATTGTAATTTTATTTTTTGTGATAGTTATTTTTGCTTTTATAGCTGGTAGATTCATAGCCTGACTTGTTTTACAATACAAAACAAGTCGCAAAGCCCAAACCCAGTCAAACTATAATGATTTGGGTATTTCAACTCAAAAAAAAATTGTTTATGAATTGCAATATGCAATTAAATATTTGTCTAAAAACAAAATTGGAGCTCTCATCACCATTGAGCAGCAAGTTAGTTTGGACCAATTTCGCACTGATGGAGTTGCTATTGATGCTAAAATATCAGCATCACTTTTAATAGCACTTTTTAACAAGAAATCTCCCTTGCACGATGGTGCTGTAATTATTTTAAATGATCGCATTGCTTTTGCATCTACTTACTTTAGTGTTTCTGAATCACCAATGTCAGATCACCAATATGGTGCTCGTCATCGAGCAGCACTTGGAATTGCTGAAGTAACTGATTCAATCACCATTGTTGTTTCAGAAACGACAGGCGAAGTTCTTTTAGCCCGACACTCACAGTTTTTAAAAATTCCTAATTTGGATAAGTTTGTCGAGATTTTAGAACAGGAGATGAGTTGAAAAAATGAATAA
- the mgtE gene encoding magnesium transporter: MNNLSHLVSQKKVSQVRQFCNQTPLTEVVEIVSKFDPYTRVLFLRMLDTETAGEIFSFFPIEIQKDIINLLPDQQMTQLLDELYTDEIAELLEEMPEQVTKKILRNIDNDTRKKVNQLLSYSDNQIGAFMSVDIIYLNFKLTCGEALEKIRKYKDLAELVHYYYIVDEQKKLVGATTLEDIVFSDPDVPIADILFAVPSLSTSDDKEEAANIFAKNDFSVLPVVNSAQRLIGMVTSDDIIEIIQEETTMDMYKLAGISSKEIDDSYIKRTVIQIVKSRIFWLIILMFGSTLSQYIIEYFTDLMQGDSAFKALGLSVYVSTIVSMIPVISGSAGNAGSQSATTIVRALWLDEIGNKSAFKKVLTKELLVGASVGSILMLFNFARLILYFTIKGELLDGTKPEGASLSSRDFVLILSAASSLSLLTVIVFSKILGATIPLLAQKFKRDPAVMSAPVLATLTDSVSTFIFFGITLIVFLLV, translated from the coding sequence ATGAATAATCTTTCACACTTAGTTAGTCAAAAAAAAGTTAGTCAAGTTCGTCAGTTTTGTAACCAAACTCCATTAACTGAAGTTGTAGAGATTGTTTCAAAATTTGATCCTTACACTCGAGTTTTGTTTTTGAGAATGCTCGATACTGAAACTGCTGGTGAAATTTTTAGCTTTTTTCCTATTGAAATTCAAAAAGACATCATCAATTTGCTTCCAGATCAGCAAATGACTCAACTTCTTGATGAGTTATATACAGATGAAATTGCTGAATTGCTCGAGGAAATGCCTGAGCAAGTTACTAAAAAGATTTTACGTAATATTGACAATGACACTCGTAAAAAAGTTAATCAACTATTAAGTTATAGCGATAATCAAATTGGTGCTTTTATGTCAGTTGACATTATTTATTTAAATTTCAAACTAACTTGTGGAGAGGCTCTTGAAAAAATTCGAAAATATAAAGACCTTGCAGAACTTGTGCACTACTACTACATTGTTGATGAGCAAAAAAAATTAGTTGGAGCAACCACACTTGAAGACATTGTTTTTAGTGATCCTGACGTGCCAATTGCTGACATCCTTTTTGCTGTTCCTTCTTTATCAACTTCGGATGACAAAGAAGAAGCTGCAAACATTTTTGCTAAAAATGATTTTTCAGTTTTGCCAGTTGTTAATTCAGCCCAGCGACTCATTGGAATGGTTACAAGTGATGACATCATTGAAATCATTCAAGAAGAAACCACTATGGATATGTATAAACTAGCTGGGATTTCATCAAAGGAAATTGATGATTCATATATTAAAAGAACGGTTATCCAAATTGTTAAATCCAGGATTTTTTGATTAATTATTTTGATGTTTGGTTCAACCTTATCACAATATATTATTGAATATTTCACCGATCTTATGCAAGGTGATTCCGCTTTTAAAGCCTTAGGCTTGAGTGTTTATGTAAGTACAATTGTTTCTATGATTCCCGTTATTTCAGGGTCGGCAGGAAATGCAGGTTCACAGTCAGCCACAACAATTGTTCGTGCTTTATGGTTAGATGAAATTGGCAACAAATCTGCATTTAAAAAGGTACTTACCAAAGAATTACTTGTTGGTGCTAGTGTTGGTTCAATTTTAATGCTCTTTAATTTTGCGCGTTTAATTTTATATTTTACAATCAAAGGTGAGTTGCTAGATGGCACCAAACCCGAAGGTGCAAGTTTGTCTAGTCGTGATTTTGTTTTAATTTTATCAGCGGCTTCATCTCTGAGTTTACTTACTGTAATAGTTTTTTCTAAAATTTTAGGGGCAACAATTCCACTTCTTGCCCAAAAATTCAAACGAGACCCAGCAGTAATGTCGGCTCCAGTACTTGCCACTTTAACAGATTCGGTCTCAACATTTATTTTCTTTGGTATTACCCTTATTGTTTTTTTACTAGTTTAA
- a CDS encoding HAD family hydrolase: MKQKLIFTDIDGTLYGKNFTLSSETLKFISQISNLNAIVILNTGNSFASRIKKLAADLNVNYVLTSNGALLSDIKADKHYITKGVFTKELQEFVLKIASELNMQCNFWNTSTFFSFNPKSEFADSYNFALLDTNDVVFVDQPQNDVIKMELFGTNEQREQAFQIIQKNPKISAVAVSGINIEITPENVSKGSGLEFVCKMFDFEVENAMAIGDSANDISMLKLTPYSYAMANAHPEVKKIAKLNTSACDQDGVVLAIKDYLYRTKNLK, from the coding sequence ATGAAGCAAAAATTAATTTTTACAGATATTGATGGAACTTTGTATGGAAAAAATTTCACATTAAGTTCTGAAACCCTTAAATTTATTAGTCAAATTTCTAACTTAAACGCAATTGTTATTCTAAATACTGGCAATAGTTTTGCATCTAGAATCAAAAAACTTGCTGCTGATTTAAATGTAAATTATGTTTTAACATCTAACGGGGCCTTGCTAAGTGATATTAAAGCAGATAAACACTATATCACTAAAGGTGTTTTTACAAAGGAGTTGCAAGAATTTGTTCTCAAAATTGCATCTGAGTTAAATATGCAATGCAATTTTTGAAACACATCAACTTTTTTTAGTTTTAATCCAAAAAGTGAATTTGCTGATTCTTACAATTTTGCACTTTTAGATACAAATGATGTTGTTTTTGTAGATCAGCCACAAAATGATGTTATTAAAATGGAACTTTTTGGAACAAACGAACAAAGAGAGCAAGCTTTCCAAATAATTCAAAAAAATCCTAAGATTTCAGCTGTAGCTGTTAGTGGCATCAATATTGAAATCACTCCTGAAAATGTTTCAAAAGGTAGTGGTCTTGAGTTTGTTTGCAAAATGTTTGACTTTGAAGTTGAAAATGCAATGGCAATCGGTGATTCAGCAAATGATATTTCAATGTTAAAATTAACTCCTTACTCATATGCTATGGCCAATGCACATCCAGAAGTAAAAAAAATAGCCAAACTCAACACCAGTGCTTGTGACCAAGATGGTGTTGTGTTGGCTATTAAAGATTATTTATATCGTACAAAAAATTTAAAATAA
- a CDS encoding MSC_0624 family F1-like ATPase-associated membrane protein, which produces MKKITKWNFSFKKFEKTEQRLSFFLVAFFIIAFTLAILFDSSRSFFNLDSKQLYNVSIIFNPIADNLREVISTKVARSVILLFFSFVFLYKAYTSFANYKHSLFLQIFVYIFLALSLANIVLYFVYLSASWQAIFIFSLQIFVLLALNFVHWWLINKKNQQINYDFRKFFWLKIVSYLSQTILFLVFAIIFGVLALKYKTVTVGNPITDWLYKFVAQIGTTTNSAILVAILSTILILISVSFSTQIYFYKNTYLKLSKTTTSLSFIILPILTTFVYHIFVAIFTNQNFALYLIFNSNFNNNYLKVVGELIFFVIFASAYSFLFFYNKLRKFTTHYSFTIFMLTNTLFAIVSFLFLFNSISAKENVWIWLISASFVIYTYLLFAIKNNEMTQFSKAIVGLVLALYLVLQIFGLWNFYLYSNSVVSIKSSSNRTLNSITFIDYSWQFFAIFSVFTTLLTITNLVYLLAKNIFIWQAKTKLIKERNV; this is translated from the coding sequence ATGAAAAAAATTACTAAATGAAATTTTAGTTTCAAAAAATTTGAAAAAACGGAACAGCGCCTAAGTTTTTTCTTAGTTGCTTTTTTTATAATTGCGTTTACATTAGCTATTTTATTCGACTCATCAAGATCGTTTTTTAATTTAGATTCTAAGCAACTTTATAATGTTTCTATTATATTCAATCCTATTGCTGATAATTTAAGGGAAGTTATTTCTACTAAAGTTGCTCGCTCTGTTATTCTATTATTTTTTAGTTTTGTATTTTTATACAAAGCTTATACTAGTTTCGCTAATTATAAACATAGTCTTTTTCTTCAAATTTTTGTTTATATATTTTTAGCATTATCACTTGCAAATATTGTCTTGTATTTTGTATATCTAAGCGCATCATGGCAAGCAATCTTTATATTTTCTTTGCAAATATTTGTGCTTCTTGCTCTAAATTTTGTTCATTGATGATTAATTAACAAGAAAAATCAGCAAATAAATTATGATTTTCGTAAGTTCTTTTGACTTAAAATTGTTAGTTACTTATCACAAACAATTTTATTTTTAGTTTTTGCTATTATATTTGGTGTTTTAGCACTTAAATATAAAACAGTAACTGTTGGAAATCCAATAACTGATTGATTGTACAAATTTGTTGCTCAAATAGGAACAACAACTAATTCAGCAATTTTAGTTGCCATTTTATCTACAATACTAATTTTAATAAGTGTAAGTTTTTCTACTCAAATTTACTTTTACAAAAACACATATTTAAAATTAAGCAAAACTACAACATCACTTTCATTTATAATTTTGCCAATTTTAACAACTTTTGTTTATCATATTTTTGTTGCTATTTTTACAAATCAAAATTTTGCACTATATTTAATATTTAATAGTAATTTCAACAACAATTATTTAAAAGTTGTAGGTGAACTAATTTTCTTTGTAATTTTTGCTAGTGCTTATTCGTTCTTATTTTTCTACAATAAACTTCGAAAATTTACAACTCATTATTCATTTACTATATTTATGTTGACCAACACTTTATTTGCAATTGTTTCATTTTTGTTCTTATTTAACTCAATAAGTGCAAAAGAAAATGTTTGAATTTGATTAATTAGTGCTAGTTTTGTTATTTATACTTATTTACTTTTTGCAATAAAAAACAATGAAATGACACAGTTTAGCAAGGCTATTGTTGGATTAGTTTTAGCATTGTATCTTGTTTTACAGATTTTCGGTCTTTGAAATTTTTATTTATACTCAAACAGTGTTGTTTCCATCAAAAGTAGTAGTAATAGAACTCTAAACTCAATTACTTTTATAGATTATAGTTGACAATTTTTTGCAATTTTTAGTGTGTTTACAACACTTTTAACAATCACAAATTTAGTTTATTTATTAGCCAAAAATATTTTTATTTGACAAGCTAAAACTAAACTTAT